From Cellulomonas dongxiuzhuiae, the proteins below share one genomic window:
- a CDS encoding ribonuclease J, translating to MSHPHPDLTLPPPLPEGGLRIVPLGGLGEVGRNMAVLEHAGRLLVIDCGVLFPEDHQPGVDLILPDFDYIRDRLDDIEAIVLTHGHEDHIGAVPYLLRLRGDIPLIGSQLTLAFVEAKLKEHRIAPLTLTVREGQVEQLGPFECEFVAVNHSIPDALAVAVHTPAGTVLHTGDFKMDQLPLDGRITDLRAFARLGERGVDLFMVDSTNAEVPGFVTPEREIGPVLDQVFAESTGRVVVASFASHVHRVQQVIDAAVANERKVALVGRSMVRNMGIASELGYLRVPDGLLVDLKQIEKLPDDRVVLMCTGSQGEPMAALSRIANGDHRVSVGTGDTVILASSLIPGNENAVFRVINGLMRLGARVVHSGNAKVHVSGHASAGELLYCYNILRPRNVMPVHGEVRHLVANAALAVKSGVPADRVVLAEDGVVVDLVDGRAQIVGAVPCGYVYVDGSSVGELTEVELKDRRILGDEGFVSIFAVVSSGDGKVLAGPQITARGVAEQDNVFDEILPVLTEALEEAVRAGATDTHQLQQVMRRVVGRWASHKLRRRPMIIPVVVEA from the coding sequence ATGAGTCACCCGCACCCCGACCTGACCCTGCCGCCGCCGCTGCCGGAGGGTGGCCTGCGGATCGTTCCTCTCGGAGGGCTCGGCGAGGTCGGGCGCAACATGGCGGTGCTCGAGCACGCCGGTCGGCTCCTGGTCATCGACTGCGGCGTCCTCTTCCCGGAGGACCACCAGCCCGGCGTCGACCTGATCCTCCCGGACTTCGACTACATCCGGGACCGGCTGGACGACATCGAGGCGATCGTCCTCACGCACGGTCACGAGGACCACATCGGTGCCGTGCCGTACCTGCTGCGCCTGCGCGGCGACATCCCTCTGATCGGCTCGCAGCTGACGCTCGCCTTCGTCGAGGCGAAGCTCAAGGAGCACCGGATCGCACCCCTGACCCTCACGGTGCGCGAGGGCCAGGTCGAGCAGCTCGGTCCCTTCGAGTGCGAGTTCGTCGCCGTCAACCACTCGATCCCCGACGCGCTCGCGGTGGCCGTCCACACGCCCGCGGGCACGGTGCTGCACACGGGCGACTTCAAGATGGACCAGCTCCCGCTCGACGGCCGCATCACCGACCTGCGCGCGTTCGCCCGCCTCGGCGAGCGGGGCGTCGACCTGTTCATGGTCGACTCCACGAACGCCGAGGTCCCGGGCTTCGTCACGCCCGAGCGGGAGATCGGCCCGGTGCTCGACCAGGTGTTCGCGGAGTCGACGGGCCGCGTCGTCGTGGCGTCGTTCGCGTCGCACGTCCACCGCGTGCAGCAGGTCATCGACGCGGCCGTCGCCAACGAGCGCAAGGTCGCGCTGGTCGGCCGCTCGATGGTGCGCAACATGGGCATCGCGTCCGAGCTCGGGTACCTGCGGGTGCCCGACGGCCTGCTCGTCGACCTCAAGCAGATCGAGAAGCTCCCCGACGACCGCGTGGTGCTCATGTGCACCGGGTCGCAGGGCGAGCCGATGGCGGCCCTGTCGCGGATCGCGAACGGCGACCACCGGGTCTCGGTCGGCACCGGTGACACCGTGATCCTCGCCTCGAGCCTGATCCCCGGCAACGAGAACGCCGTCTTCCGCGTCATCAACGGGCTCATGCGCCTGGGCGCGCGCGTCGTGCACTCGGGCAACGCGAAGGTGCACGTCTCCGGCCACGCGAGCGCCGGTGAGCTCCTGTACTGCTACAACATCCTGCGGCCGCGCAACGTCATGCCCGTGCACGGCGAGGTGCGCCACCTCGTCGCCAACGCCGCGCTCGCGGTGAAGTCGGGCGTCCCGGCGGACCGCGTCGTGCTCGCGGAGGACGGCGTCGTCGTCGACCTGGTCGACGGACGCGCGCAGATCGTCGGGGCCGTGCCCTGCGGGTACGTGTACGTCGACGGGTCGAGCGTCGGCGAGCTCACCGAGGTGGAGCTCAAGGACCGCCGGATCCTCGGCGACGAGGGTTTCGTCTCCATCTTCGCGGTGGTGTCGTCCGGCGACGGCAAGGTGCTGGCGGGACCGCAGATCACCGCGCGGGGCGTCGCGGAGCAGGACAACGTCTTCGACGAGATCCTGCCGGTGCTCACCGAGGCGCTCGAGGAGGCCGTGCGTGCCGGTGCGACCGACACCCACCAGCTGCAGCAGGTGATGCGCCGCGTCGTCGGCCGCTGGGCGTCCCACAAGCTGCGCCGCCGGCCCATGATCATCCCGGTCGTCGTGGAGGCCTGA
- a CDS encoding thymidylate synthase — protein sequence MTEPAARPTDLTTDVPTPYEDLLRLVLATGTPKADRTGTGTRSLFGHQLRYDLRAGFPLVTTKRVFFRGVAEELFWFLRGESNIASLVERNVHIWDEWADADGELGPVYGVQWRSWPTPDGGHVDQLARLLGELRANPDSRRHVVSAWNVAELDRMALVPCHAFFQLYVADGRLSCQVYQRSADLFLGVPFNIASYALLTHMIAQQVGLEVGDLVWTGGDCHVYDNHVDQVREQLGRDPYPYPTLRLRRAASLFDYAWDDVEVEGYRHHPAIAAPVAV from the coding sequence ATGACGGAGCCGGCAGCACGACCGACCGACCTCACGACCGACGTCCCGACGCCCTACGAGGATCTGCTGCGTCTCGTCCTGGCGACGGGCACGCCCAAGGCCGACCGCACCGGCACGGGGACACGCTCGCTGTTCGGGCACCAGCTGCGCTACGACCTGCGTGCCGGCTTCCCCCTGGTCACGACCAAGCGCGTGTTCTTCCGCGGGGTCGCCGAGGAGCTCTTCTGGTTCCTGCGGGGGGAGTCCAACATCGCCTCCCTCGTCGAGCGGAACGTCCACATCTGGGACGAGTGGGCCGACGCGGACGGTGAGCTCGGACCGGTGTACGGCGTGCAGTGGCGGTCCTGGCCGACACCCGACGGTGGCCACGTCGACCAGCTCGCGCGGCTCCTGGGGGAGCTGCGCGCGAACCCCGACTCGCGCCGGCACGTCGTCTCGGCGTGGAACGTCGCCGAGCTCGACCGCATGGCCCTCGTGCCGTGCCACGCGTTCTTCCAGCTCTACGTCGCCGACGGGCGCCTCTCGTGCCAGGTGTACCAGCGCTCGGCCGACCTGTTCCTCGGCGTCCCGTTCAACATCGCGTCGTACGCGCTGCTCACCCACATGATCGCCCAGCAGGTGGGCCTCGAGGTCGGGGACCTCGTGTGGACCGGCGGGGACTGCCACGTCTACGACAACCACGTCGACCAGGTGCGCGAGCAGCTCGGCCGCGACCCCTACCCGTACCCGACGCTGCGGCTGCGACGCGCGGCGTCGCTGTTCGACTACGCGTGGGACGACGTCGAGGTCGAGGGGTACCGGCACCACCCGGCGATCGCCGCACCCGTGGCGGTCTGA
- a CDS encoding dihydrofolate reductase, with the protein MIGLVWAQTPAGVIGDGGTIPWHVPEDMAHFREVTAGGTVVMGRATWESLPERFRPLPGRRNVVLSRDPAYDAPGATVVTDLDAALAAAPDVWVIGGGAVYAATIDRADRLEVTVVDLDAPGDTRAPVVGAGWRRTGGGDGTPWLVSRTGTRFRFESWRR; encoded by the coding sequence GTGATCGGTCTGGTCTGGGCGCAGACGCCCGCGGGCGTGATCGGCGACGGCGGGACCATCCCGTGGCACGTCCCGGAGGACATGGCGCACTTCCGGGAGGTGACCGCCGGGGGCACCGTCGTCATGGGGCGGGCCACGTGGGAGTCGCTGCCCGAGCGGTTCCGGCCGCTGCCCGGGCGGCGCAACGTCGTGCTGTCGCGCGACCCGGCGTACGACGCGCCGGGGGCGACCGTCGTGACCGACCTCGACGCGGCGCTGGCCGCCGCGCCGGACGTCTGGGTGATCGGCGGGGGAGCGGTGTACGCCGCGACGATCGACCGGGCCGACCGGCTCGAGGTCACGGTCGTGGACCTCGACGCGCCCGGTGACACGCGGGCGCCCGTGGTCGGCGCGGGGTGGCGCAGGACCGGCGGCGGCGACGGCACGCCGTGGCTCGTGTCGCGCACCGGGACGCGGTTCCGGTTCGAGTCCTGGCGGCGCTGA
- a CDS encoding FtsK/SpoIIIE family DNA translocase, whose translation MATRTTPGPARPTRASGAPRSPKGASARGGTRPAGRPAAAPTRPALPLRIVRGVWMGAAHLVGGTARHVGAGARELDPAHRRDGLALTLVGLAVVVAAREWWDLSGTAGDVIHNVVAGTFGVVGVAVPVVLLGLGVRLMRHPDRVQANSRIGIGLTAITVAVCGIVHLAQGLPSTQDMVAVRAAGGIVGFGVGTPLATLLTTVVAGLLLGILAFFGVLVVTATPVHLIGPRLAGLYRRLTGHHEELADGPDEPLVIEALHSARPEAPAKPTRRLLGRRRAQEAAAPDDGRLDEYVGDEAFERAAVVAREEEEAAAAAAADAVATRRMVPATSSAATAAVDADLPAPPTSGVPRGEQPMLEGDVVYILPTEDVLAKGPPHKVRSAANDRVVESLTSVLDQFEIDAQVTGFTRGPTVTRYEVELGPAVKVERVTALSKNIAYAVASADVRILSPIPGKSAIGIEIPNTDRETVALGDVLRSSAAKRSEHPMVIGVGKDVEGGYVVANLAKMPHLLVAGATGAGKSSFVNSMIVSILMRSTPDEVRMILVDPKRVELTLYEGIPHLITPIITNPKKAAEALEWVVREMEARYDDLAMFGYKHIDDFNAAVRVGKVKPLPGSERKIATYPYLLVIVDELADLMMVAPRDVEASIQRITQLARAAGIHLVLATQRPSVDVVTGLIKANVPSRLAFATSSLTDSRVVLDQPGAEKLIGQGDALFLPMGAAKPMRTQGAWVSESEIHAVVEHVKTQLKPIYREDVAVQAVKKQVDDDIGDDLDLLLQAAELVVTTQFGSTSMLQRKLRVGFAKAGRLMDLLESREIVGPSEGSKAREVLLQPDDLPATLAMLRGEPGPAASPQADEESDGGHVPADDD comes from the coding sequence ATGGCGACCCGTACGACCCCCGGCCCCGCGCGTCCGACGCGTGCCTCGGGTGCGCCGCGGTCGCCGAAGGGCGCGTCGGCGCGCGGCGGCACCCGCCCCGCAGGCCGCCCGGCGGCGGCACCGACCCGGCCCGCGCTCCCGCTGCGGATCGTGCGCGGCGTCTGGATGGGGGCGGCCCACCTCGTCGGTGGCACCGCGCGCCACGTCGGCGCCGGGGCGCGCGAGCTCGACCCCGCGCACCGTCGCGACGGCCTCGCGCTGACGCTCGTGGGGCTCGCGGTCGTCGTCGCCGCGCGGGAGTGGTGGGACCTGTCGGGCACCGCGGGTGACGTCATCCACAACGTGGTCGCCGGCACCTTCGGCGTGGTCGGCGTGGCGGTGCCCGTCGTGCTGCTGGGCCTGGGGGTCCGGCTCATGCGCCACCCGGACCGCGTGCAGGCCAACTCGCGCATCGGCATCGGCCTGACGGCCATCACGGTCGCCGTCTGCGGCATCGTGCACCTCGCGCAGGGCCTGCCGTCCACGCAGGACATGGTGGCGGTGCGTGCCGCCGGCGGCATCGTCGGCTTCGGCGTCGGCACCCCGCTGGCCACGCTGCTCACGACCGTCGTCGCGGGGCTGCTCCTCGGGATCCTCGCGTTCTTCGGCGTCCTGGTGGTCACCGCGACCCCCGTGCACCTGATCGGTCCGCGGCTCGCAGGGCTCTACCGCCGGCTCACGGGCCACCACGAGGAGCTCGCCGACGGGCCGGACGAGCCCCTCGTGATCGAGGCCCTCCACAGCGCGCGCCCCGAGGCGCCGGCCAAGCCCACGCGCCGGCTCCTGGGCCGCCGTCGGGCGCAGGAGGCCGCGGCGCCCGACGACGGCCGCCTCGACGAGTACGTGGGGGACGAGGCGTTCGAGCGCGCCGCCGTCGTCGCGCGCGAGGAGGAGGAGGCCGCGGCTGCCGCCGCGGCCGACGCGGTCGCGACGCGGCGCATGGTGCCCGCGACCTCGAGCGCCGCCACGGCCGCCGTCGACGCCGACCTGCCGGCCCCGCCCACGAGCGGCGTGCCGCGCGGCGAGCAGCCGATGCTCGAGGGCGACGTCGTGTACATCCTGCCGACGGAGGACGTCCTCGCGAAGGGGCCGCCGCACAAGGTGCGCTCGGCCGCCAACGACCGCGTCGTGGAGTCGCTGACGTCCGTGCTCGACCAGTTCGAGATCGACGCGCAGGTCACGGGCTTCACCCGTGGCCCCACCGTCACGCGGTACGAGGTCGAGCTGGGCCCCGCCGTCAAGGTCGAGCGCGTCACCGCGCTGAGCAAGAACATCGCGTACGCGGTCGCGAGCGCCGACGTGCGCATCCTGTCGCCGATCCCCGGCAAGTCGGCCATCGGCATTGAGATCCCGAACACCGACCGCGAGACCGTCGCGCTGGGCGACGTCCTGCGCTCGTCGGCCGCCAAGCGCAGCGAGCACCCCATGGTCATCGGCGTGGGCAAGGACGTCGAGGGCGGGTACGTCGTCGCCAACCTCGCGAAGATGCCCCACCTGCTCGTGGCCGGTGCGACCGGCGCGGGCAAGTCGTCGTTCGTGAACTCGATGATCGTGTCGATCCTCATGCGCTCGACGCCCGACGAGGTCCGCATGATCCTCGTCGACCCCAAGCGGGTCGAGCTCACGCTCTACGAGGGCATCCCGCACCTCATCACCCCGATCATCACGAACCCGAAGAAGGCTGCCGAGGCCCTCGAGTGGGTCGTGCGGGAGATGGAGGCGCGCTACGACGACCTCGCCATGTTCGGGTACAAGCACATCGACGACTTCAACGCAGCGGTCCGCGTCGGCAAGGTCAAGCCGCTGCCCGGGTCGGAGCGCAAGATCGCGACCTACCCGTACCTCCTGGTCATCGTCGACGAGCTCGCCGACCTCATGATGGTCGCGCCGCGCGACGTCGAGGCCTCGATCCAGCGCATCACGCAGCTCGCGCGTGCGGCCGGCATCCACCTCGTCCTGGCGACGCAGCGCCCGTCCGTGGACGTCGTCACGGGTCTGATCAAGGCCAACGTGCCGTCGCGCCTCGCGTTCGCGACCAGCTCGCTGACCGACTCGCGCGTCGTGCTCGACCAGCCCGGCGCCGAGAAGCTCATCGGGCAGGGTGACGCGCTGTTCCTGCCGATGGGTGCCGCCAAGCCCATGCGCACCCAGGGTGCGTGGGTCTCGGAGTCGGAGATCCACGCCGTCGTCGAGCACGTCAAGACGCAGCTCAAGCCGATCTACCGCGAGGACGTGGCGGTCCAGGCCGTCAAGAAGCAGGTCGACGACGACATCGGCGACGACCTCGACCTGCTGCTCCAGGCCGCCGAGCTCGTCGTGACGACGCAGTTCGGCTCGACCTCGATGCTGCAGCGCAAGCTGCGCGTCGGGTTCGCCAAGGCGGGCCGGCTCATGGACCTGCTCGAGTCGCGCGAGATCGTCGGGCCGTCCGAGGGCTCCAAGGCGCGCGAGGTGCTGCTGCAGCCCGACGACCTGCCGGCCACGCTCGCGATGCTGCGAGGCGAGCCCGGGCCGGCGGCGTCCCCGCAGGCCGACGAGGAGAGCGACGGCGGGCACGTCCCCGCCGACGACGACTGA
- a CDS encoding DNA glycosylase AlkZ-like family protein — MARAPSAGDRPTHAPVPVDRATVLRHRVRVQQLDRPAGSVTDPTDAAVLDAGVQDTGPDGALWALALRGVAVHAGDRPPSLAYAWSVRGAPHAYRRDDLRDVERALRPWSDADAAKRLFDAARPLRAAGIAPTQALAATARAMHAVVAHPLVKGEVSTALTAAMPEPYLRACRPCGTTHVYEQTFRLAALHAGLELETGTSPPVLRRIPRWPSSQVARTEPAPPGAPHDLVRTALHLLGPADPALVARLVDAPVRDVAARWPTDVVDVEVEGRTVQVLVDDLDALRASASSSAEPTVRLLGPYDLFLQARDRDLLVPEAAAQRTLWPVLGRPGAVVVDGDPVGTWRPRARAGTLGLDVTTWGRWSRDVRDRVAEQHERLAAFRGLRTP; from the coding sequence ATGGCTCGAGCACCGAGCGCCGGGGACCGGCCCACGCACGCACCGGTGCCGGTCGACCGCGCCACGGTCCTGCGCCACCGCGTCCGCGTCCAGCAGCTCGACCGTCCCGCGGGATCCGTGACGGACCCCACCGACGCCGCCGTGCTCGACGCGGGCGTCCAGGACACCGGACCCGACGGTGCGCTGTGGGCGCTGGCCCTGCGTGGCGTCGCGGTGCACGCCGGCGACCGGCCCCCCTCGCTGGCGTACGCGTGGTCGGTGCGCGGTGCACCCCACGCCTACCGCCGCGACGACCTGCGCGACGTCGAGCGCGCGTTGCGCCCGTGGTCGGACGCCGACGCCGCCAAGCGCCTCTTCGACGCGGCGCGACCGCTGCGGGCCGCGGGCATCGCCCCGACGCAGGCCCTCGCCGCCACTGCCCGCGCGATGCACGCCGTCGTCGCGCACCCCCTCGTCAAGGGCGAGGTGTCCACCGCGCTCACCGCCGCCATGCCCGAGCCCTACCTGCGGGCGTGCCGGCCCTGCGGGACGACGCACGTCTACGAGCAGACGTTCCGCCTCGCGGCCCTGCACGCCGGGCTCGAGCTCGAGACGGGGACGTCGCCGCCGGTGCTACGGCGGATCCCCCGCTGGCCCTCCTCCCAGGTGGCGCGCACGGAGCCGGCCCCGCCGGGCGCGCCCCATGACCTCGTCCGTACGGCCCTGCACCTGCTCGGGCCGGCGGACCCGGCCCTCGTCGCCCGCCTCGTCGACGCCCCCGTCCGCGACGTCGCGGCACGCTGGCCGACGGACGTGGTCGACGTCGAGGTCGAGGGACGGACCGTTCAGGTCCTGGTCGACGACCTGGACGCGCTGCGGGCGTCGGCGTCGTCCTCGGCGGAACCGACCGTGCGGCTGCTCGGTCCGTACGACCTGTTCCTCCAGGCGCGCGACCGGGACCTGCTCGTGCCCGAGGCCGCGGCGCAGCGCACGCTGTGGCCCGTGCTGGGCCGCCCCGGCGCCGTGGTCGTCGACGGCGACCCCGTCGGCACCTGGCGGCCGCGGGCGCGCGCCGGCACCCTCGGCCTGGACGTCACCACCTGGGGACGCTGGAGCCGGGACGTCCGGGACCGCGTCGCCGAGCAGCACGAGCGCCTGGCGGCCTTCCGCGGTCTGCGGACACCGTGA
- the dapA gene encoding 4-hydroxy-tetrahydrodipicolinate synthase → MPAVTSATHPFGSLLSAMVTPMAPDGAVDLEATVRLAKHLVDAGHDGLVLNGTTGEAPTTHAPEKAEIVAAVVEAVGDRAYVVAGAGSNDTAHAVRMGEQAAEAGAHGLLVVTPYYSRPSQDGIVAHVTAVADATDLPVMLYDVPGRSVVRLAPATIDRLAAHERVVAMKDATGDAVAAADAIVRTGLAWYSGDDLLALSFLAHGAVGLVGVATQAAPVGYARLFDAWRDGDPARALEVFRSLLPVATALNGAGFQAPAAKAALVELGVLRSRATRLPLIPFSDDEAADVRAGLAAAGLLGVVAGADRG, encoded by the coding sequence ATGCCCGCCGTGACCTCTGCCACCCACCCGTTCGGGTCGCTGCTGTCCGCCATGGTCACCCCGATGGCCCCGGACGGCGCCGTCGACCTCGAGGCGACGGTGCGGCTCGCGAAGCACCTCGTCGACGCCGGCCACGACGGTCTGGTGCTCAACGGCACCACCGGCGAGGCGCCGACCACGCACGCACCGGAGAAGGCGGAGATCGTCGCAGCCGTTGTCGAGGCCGTCGGTGACCGTGCGTACGTCGTCGCCGGTGCCGGCTCGAACGACACCGCGCACGCCGTCCGCATGGGTGAGCAGGCTGCCGAGGCCGGGGCGCACGGGCTGCTCGTCGTCACGCCGTACTACTCGCGTCCGTCCCAGGACGGCATCGTCGCGCACGTCACGGCGGTCGCGGACGCCACGGACCTGCCGGTCATGCTGTACGACGTCCCCGGGCGGTCCGTGGTCCGGCTGGCGCCCGCCACCATCGACCGTCTCGCCGCGCACGAGCGCGTCGTCGCCATGAAGGACGCGACGGGTGACGCCGTCGCCGCCGCCGACGCCATCGTCCGGACGGGGCTGGCGTGGTACAGCGGCGACGACCTGCTGGCCCTGTCGTTCCTCGCCCACGGTGCCGTGGGGCTCGTCGGTGTCGCGACGCAGGCCGCCCCGGTCGGGTACGCCCGCCTGTTCGACGCCTGGCGCGACGGGGACCCCGCCCGTGCCCTCGAGGTCTTCCGCTCGCTGCTCCCGGTCGCGACGGCGCTCAACGGCGCCGGCTTCCAGGCGCCCGCCGCGAAGGCCGCGCTGGTCGAGCTCGGTGTCCTGCGCAGCCGGGCGACCCGGCTGCCCCTCATCCCCTTCAGCGACGACGAGGCGGCCGACGTGCGCGCCGGTCTGGCCGCCGCCGGGCTGCTCGGCGTCGTCGCGGGCGCCGACCGCGGGTGA
- a CDS encoding NAD-dependent succinate-semialdehyde dehydrogenase, translating into MTRSLPPTVAAHLPTGLLVGGRWRPARSGATFEVEDPATQRTIFEVADGAEDDARDALDAAVEASDPWRRTAPRVRADLLRAVFDTLTARAEDIAALVTFEGGKPLAESRAEVAYAAQYVRWYGEQAVRVDGLARRAPAGTHHQLVLRRPVGPALLIAPWNFPIAMIARKVAPALAAGCTCVVKPAQLTPLTTLYVAEVIRAELEDRGLPAGVVNVVPSSSARRVSEPLLADPRLRKLSFTGSTQVGATLLAAAAPSILRTSMELGGNAPFLVFADADLDAAVEGAVQAKMRNSGQTCVAANRFLVHASVAGEFSRRLTAAFEDLVLGHGADDGVTVGPLIERSAVERVTEVVAQATDGGARVRTGGGAPRREGYFYRPTVLTHVPRDARVVTEEVFGPVAPVVTFEDDEDALTLANGTPFGLVAYAYTRDVGRAMRLAEELEAGMIGINRGLVSDASAPFGGVKSSGLGREGGEAGLEEYLEPVYVAL; encoded by the coding sequence ATGACCCGGTCGCTGCCGCCCACCGTCGCCGCCCACCTGCCCACGGGGCTGCTCGTGGGGGGCCGCTGGCGACCGGCGCGATCCGGTGCGACGTTCGAGGTGGAGGACCCCGCCACGCAGCGCACGATCTTCGAGGTCGCCGACGGTGCGGAGGACGACGCGCGTGACGCGCTCGACGCGGCGGTCGAGGCGTCCGACCCCTGGCGGCGCACGGCACCGCGCGTGCGTGCCGACCTGCTGCGTGCGGTGTTCGACACGCTGACCGCGCGGGCGGAGGACATCGCGGCGCTCGTGACCTTCGAGGGCGGCAAGCCGCTCGCCGAGTCGCGGGCCGAGGTCGCGTACGCGGCGCAGTACGTGCGCTGGTACGGCGAGCAGGCCGTGCGCGTCGACGGGCTCGCGCGCCGGGCGCCCGCGGGGACCCACCACCAGCTCGTCCTGCGGCGGCCGGTCGGCCCCGCGCTGCTCATCGCGCCGTGGAACTTCCCCATCGCGATGATCGCCCGCAAGGTCGCCCCGGCGCTCGCCGCGGGGTGCACGTGCGTCGTCAAGCCCGCGCAGCTGACGCCGCTGACGACGCTGTACGTCGCCGAGGTCATCCGGGCCGAGCTCGAGGACCGCGGCCTGCCGGCAGGCGTGGTCAACGTCGTGCCGTCGTCGTCGGCGCGCCGCGTCAGCGAGCCCCTGCTGGCGGACCCGCGGCTGCGCAAGCTGTCGTTCACCGGCTCGACGCAGGTCGGTGCGACGCTCCTGGCCGCGGCCGCACCGTCGATCCTGCGCACGTCGATGGAGCTGGGCGGCAACGCGCCGTTCCTGGTCTTCGCCGACGCGGACCTCGACGCCGCGGTCGAGGGCGCCGTGCAGGCCAAGATGCGCAACTCGGGGCAGACGTGCGTCGCCGCCAACCGCTTCCTCGTGCACGCCTCGGTCGCCGGCGAGTTCTCCCGGCGCCTCACCGCGGCGTTCGAGGACCTCGTCCTGGGCCACGGCGCCGACGACGGCGTGACGGTCGGCCCGCTCATCGAGCGCTCCGCCGTGGAGCGCGTCACCGAGGTCGTCGCGCAGGCCACCGACGGCGGCGCGCGCGTCCGCACGGGCGGTGGTGCACCGCGGCGCGAGGGGTACTTCTACCGGCCGACCGTGCTGACGCACGTGCCGCGCGACGCGCGCGTCGTGACCGAAGAGGTCTTCGGGCCCGTCGCCCCGGTCGTGACGTTCGAGGACGACGAGGACGCGCTGACGCTGGCCAACGGCACGCCGTTCGGCCTCGTCGCCTACGCGTACACGCGCGACGTCGGTCGGGCGATGCGCCTGGCGGAGGAGCTCGAGGCCGGGATGATCGGCATCAACCGCGGCTTGGTGTCCGACGCGAGCGCGCCCTTCGGGGGCGTCAAGTCCTCGGGTCTGGGCCGCGAGGGCGGGGAGGCGGGCCTCGAGGAGTA